TTAGGTCCTAGGGCTACCCCAAAAATTATCAAATGGACAATTATTGCAACACTTATTTTGAGTTTTTTCTCGCTCATTTCAAACGCTCTTTTTACACAAGTTTTTCACACCCACAGCCCTCAACATCTACTCAGCCTAACAACATGGGGCGTTCACAATTTTTTTATTTGGCAATTTATCTCTTACCTCTTCATCCAGCCTCTTGCTGGTGGAGGGATTTCCATGGCCCTTATCCTCCACGTCTTTTTTGACCTCTATTTGCTATGGGCAATTGGCTCTTCTCTTATTCAGTCCCGTGGAGAAAAACACTTTATCGGTCTCTATTTTGGTGGAGCCCTTTTTGTTGGCCTGATCGCCTACATGTGTTTATTTCTTTTTGGATCTCCGCTCCCCTTTGCAGGCGCGACAACATCCATCTATATTCTACTTATTGGATGGGCATTTCTCTTTCCTGAAGCCAACATTATGCTCTTTTTACTCTTACCTATCCGCGCAAAGTGGCTTGTTTTTGGCCTGATTGGTGTAAACCTCTTTCTTGATTTCTCTAATGGGAGCTTCCTCTCATTCTTCGTAACCCTTGGAGCTATGCTCTACGGGTACTTTTATTCTGTGCTTGTCTGGGAAATCCTTGGGCCGTTCTATCGTCTACACGGGATGGAAAAACGCATCATCTATTTCAAACGAAAGATGCGAGCGCGCTTTAAAAAGGTCGTTGATATCGAAATACAGGCTTCAAAAGTTTACGATTTCAAGACAGGAAGAATCATCATCCAGGACGACGAGTTCATGGATGCATGCCTCGATAAAATTTCTCGGAAAGGGAAAAGCTCCCTTACAGTGCGCGAGCGATTCCGCATGTGGCGCATCTCCCGCGGCAGATCCTAGATAGTGTCGTCAAATACTCTATGTTGCTTTTGACTTTCCTATGAAAAGCTTCTGCATTGCCCTGCTTCAAGAGCCCACTTGGGGCTCTTTCTGTCGAGCGCCTTGAATTTTGCTCATATAAAGGCCACTCGCAACAAAGATTATTTGACGATACGATCTAGTGCATCTCTTTCTGCTGGGATAAAACTGCCATTTTTGCAGAATGAAGCCCTTTAAGCACCCCTTCTTCATATCGGAAAAAGGGGTGCTTTTCAAGCTCAGGATAGTCATTGGGTTGGAGGATATCATCAGTTGTAATATTCGGAATAATTGTGGCTGCATAGCTCAGGAGCTTCTTTTCTTGAAAATCGATGAGCTCATTAAAGAGCGCTTCCAGCTGCTGCTTCATTTTTTTTCCTTTGCTGTTTAAAAAAATTTCTCATTAGTTTGGCAGATTGGGCTTCGAGAAGCCCCCCTTCTATCTGAGTGGTGTGGGTCGGATGTTTCTTCTCAAAAACATTTAGATAGCTTCCATGAGCTCCATGGCGCAGGTCTGGCGCTCCATAGACAATACGCCCAACACGAGCCAGCAGAAGGGCCCCTGCGCACATAAGACAAGGTTCTAGGGTTGTATAAAGGGTGGTCTCTAGGAGACGCCAATCCCCTAGGAGCTGCGCTCCCTCTCGAATGCAGAGAAGCTCAGCGTGAGCAGAAGGGTCTCTCCGCCCTTCCATTTGATTATAAGCTCTGGAAAGGATTTCTCCATGACGCGTGAGGACTGCACCAACAGGGACTTCGTCTAGATCGTAGGCTTTTTGAGCTTCCTTAAGCGCTTTTTCCATCATCTTTGTGTCAAATTTTTTTTTATCCATATAGTAGCATCATAACCCAAAAGAGATTGACCGTGAAGGCAAAAGATAATTTGAACAACCGATGGCTTGAAATATATATCCACCCTTGATACAATAAAGGCCGTCATATGATGAATTTATGTCTAAGTCCTGTCTAACAATAATGTCTATATCGGGAGTATAAATAAATGTCTTTAGATAAAGGTACTAAAGAAGAAATTACTAAGAAGTTTCAACTTCACGAGAAGGATACTGGCTCAGCTGATGTACAGATTGCCATCCTTACTGAAAGAATCACAGAGCTTACAGACCATTTAAAGCTCGCTCCGAAGGATCACGCCTCTCGGCTTGCCCTTCTCAAGCTAGTCGGCCAACGACGTAAGCTTCTTGATTACTTAAATTCAACGGATACCAAGCGCTATCAAATGCTCATTAATCGTCTGAATCTTCGTAAGTAAAATCTTAAACTTAAGCCCTAGGAGAGCCATCCCCTGGGGTTTTTTAGAAATTTCCTTTCTTGCATCTATTATATCTTCCTGATAAACTCGATCCTCACCCAGCAATAGGAGTCCCATGGAATCAAAACAGCAAAAGCTCGAAACTCAATCGATTACCGTCTCAGTAGGCGGAAAGGAAATCTCTTTCGAAACAGGGAAAATCGCCCGCCAAGCAGGAGGATCTGTCATGATCCGCTCTGGGGACACAATGCTCCTCTCAACCGCTTGTATGGGAGCACCACTTGATGAGGTGGACTTCCTCCCCCTAAAAGTTGATTACCAAGAAAAGTTCTCCTCAGCAGGAAAAACCCTCGGTGGCTTCATCAAACGAGAAGGAAGGCCGAGTGAGAAAGAAGTTCTCACCTGTCGCCTCACTGACAGACCAATTCGCCCGATGTTTGAAGAGGGATACTACAATGACACCCAAGTGATCACCAAGGTTCTCTCTTATGATGGCGTTAATCCAACAGAACCTCTAGCAATTTGTGCAGCAGCGGCCGCACTTGTTATTTCTGAAATTCCCTTTATTAAACCCATTGCTGCAGTCCGCGTCGGCATGATTGAAGGAAGATTCGTTATCAATCCGACTAACGAAGAAATAGAGAGCTCTGTGCTCGACCTACTCTTAGCTGGTACAGAAGACGCAATCTTAATGATTGAAGGCTATTGCGATTTCTTAAACGAAGACCAAATCATGGACTCGATCGATGAAGGCCATGAAGCAATTAAGACGATCTGCCAAAAACTTTCGGAATGGCAACAGGTTGTTGGAAAAGAGAAAAACCGTGCAGATCTCAGATTCCTTCCTGAAGGGCTGAAAGAAGACGTAAATGCAATCATGGAAGCTCCACTGCAAGATGCCATTCGTATTGTTGAAAAGCAAGTCCGTGAAGATTCTCTAGCAGCCATCCGTGAAACAGTTAAAGAAGCACTCCTTCCTGAAGAAGGTGCTAAATACAAGCCCTTTGAAGTTTCAATGGCAATGAAAAAAGTCACAGCCCACCACATGCGGCAAATGGTTCTTAAGGAAAAGAAGCGGTGTGACGGACGAGGCACCTCTGAAGTGCGTCAAATTTGGGTTGAAATGGGACTCCTCCCAAGAACCCATGGTAGTACACTCTTTACTCGTGGTGAAACGCAATCGATTTCTGTCTGTACTCTCGGCGGTGAGTCGATGGGACAACGTTACGAAACCCTTGATTATTCAGATGGCCTTCGTAACTTTTACCTTCAGTACTCCTTTCCTCCTTACTCAGTAGGTGAAGTAGGACGAATGGGCTCTCCAGGAAGGCGAGAAATAGGGCATGGAAAGCTTGCGGAACGCTCTCTTCAATCAATTATCCCTAAGAAAGATTCGTTTCCCTACACTATTCGTCTTGAATCTAATACCACCGAATCTAACGGCTCCTCTTCAATGGCAGCTGTTTGTGGTGGTTGCCTATCCATGATGGAAGCTGGTGTCCCCATCAAACGCCCAATCGCAGGGATTGCAATGGGATTAATTCTCGAGGATGAAAACTACGCAATTCTTTCTGACATCCTAGGAATGGAAGATGCTCTTGGTGATATGGACTTTAAAATTGCTGGTGATGAGAAGGGAATTACAGCCTTCCAACTAGATATTAAGGTTGAAGGTATCAACAAACAAATCATGAAAGTTGCTCTTGCTCAAGCTAAAGAAGGACGTGTTCACATCCTCAATAAGATGCTTGAAGCCTGCCCAAAATCGAAAGATGACTTGTCTCAGTATGCACCGCGAATTGAAACCATTAAGGTCAAACCAAGCCAAATTGGTACGATCATTGGCCCTGGAGGAAAGCAGATCCGCGCAATTGTTGAAGAAACAGGTGTCGATATCAATATCGATGATGATGGCTATGTGAGCATTGCATCTAACTCTGCCGAGGGAATGGCTAGAGCACGCCAAATCGTCCACGATCTTACAGCAGAAGCTGAAATCGGTAAGACCTACAAAGGAAAAGTTGTCACGGTTAAAGACTTCGGTCTCTTCGTCGCTTTTCTAAATGTTCAAGGGCTTTGCCACATCTCAGAAATTGCTCATGAGCGCGTCAATAATATTGATGATTATTTCAAAGAAGGTGATGAAATTGAGGTGAAAGTCCTTGAAATTGATCGCAATGGAAAGATCCGCCTTAGCCGCAAGGCTCTTCTTGAAGCACCTGCTGCAAAATAACTACTAATGCTCCCTTTTCCAAAGGGAGCATTAGAAATACAATCATAACCCTAGAGAAATCTGGGGTGTTTTTATAGATAAGGACTCACAACAGAAAACCAATATTGATCTAGAGTTTTCTTGAGTTTTGGTATAGGGCCCTCGGAAAGTCCCTTTAAGCAACTATAAAACTCAACGGCAAGATCGGGCTGACCAAGGGATGTTAAGCTAGAGAGGATACGTGTAATCCTCGATAGATTATGCGCTCCATTGATAAAAAAATTCTGTTGCTTGGCGGCGAAAGTACTAGGATTTATCGAAACCTTACCCGCATGAAGATCAAGCTTTAACCCATAGTGATCAGCCATGAGAGCTAAGGCCTCTTGCTGCTTTGCACGCAGAGAAGAATCAGTCAAAAAAGCCTGAACAATTTCTGCATTAAGAAGAGGGGCATAACTACAATAGTTATACCATTCGTAAAAAATAACGTCATAAAATAGCCCACGGTCTTGAGCAGAGCCTTCTCACTCTGGTTGGAGTGTCAACAAATGCATTCCATGCATCGCAGCAGGCCATCGTAATCGCATCATAATCTTCATAACAGCGATTCGCTAGATGTTCATCTCGAAGCGTTTGCCATACTTGTTCTGTTGGATTCAACTCTGGAGAAACCGGAGGAAGCGGTAGAAGGCTTATGTTGCTAAACCTTTTAAGTCGCTTTGTTGTATGCCAAGCAGCTCTATCCAGCACAATAACTGCATGCCTTCCTTCAGGAATCTTCATGGAAATGTGCTCAAGATGCACAAGCATTGCTTCTGTATTTACAGCTGGCATTACAAGGCCTACAGCTTCATCTCTGACGGGGCAAATAGCTCCAAATATGTAAGCGTATTCAAATTGCTGCTGACGTGCGAGCCGAGGACGTGTTCCTTTATTGGCCCATGTACGGGTTACAGTGCCTCTTTGCCCCACTCTAGCCTCATCTTGGAACCAAATATCAACAGACTCTATTTCTACTCCTGCTGGCAATGCCTCAACTACTTTTTCTGAGAAGTTTTTTTAAAAGTCTCTTGGGCTTCTAAGTCTGCCTTGGGGTGAATTGATCGACCCGAGATCCAGACGAGGTCAGCCCTTTTCAATGTATTGTATACCGTCTTCAAAGATGGGTCGACTCCATATTTTGTTTTCATCAATTCCAAAATGTCTCTCCCTTTGATACGTCCACCTACTTTCTTCTCTTGCAGCTCTAAAACAGCTTGCCTGAATGCAGCTTGATTTTCTAGAGGTATCAATGGCTTCTTACCTCTACCCGGCTTATCTTTTAACCCTTCGAAACCTTCCGTTCTAAATCTCTTGATCCACCTCATCAAAGACCTGAGTTTCACCCGTACAAAGGCTGCTGTTTCTGTAAACGTCTTCCCTTCTTGGAGATGGGCAAATGCCAGAAACCGTCTCCTTTCTCTTGGACTCCCCTCTGTTTTAGCAAGCTTATCGAAATCGTACTGATCAAGTCCTTTTATCTGAGCGGCCTTTCTTCCTCTCAACACTCACCTCCTGTTAAACTCAAACAGCTTACATGAAAAGACCAATTAAATTTATGACTTTATTTTTTACGAATAGTATTACTACGTTGATAGGTGGGAAATAAAAATTGAATAAAATTGTGATGTCTTTCAACTTCAGATTCTTTAAAATTTAAAATGCCATCAATCAAGAACCCATTCTTCCCCTTTTCTTCATTGCGATAGAATGCAAGAAAGGCTCGGGCCTTTTCAGGTTCCCCTACAGAGCTCTTTTCCTCTCTAAAAATACCAGTTAAACTAAACGATCTAGGAAACCTGAAGGGGATTCTCGCTGGTTTTGAGGTGATGGGTTCCGGCTCATGGTTCTGCGCTCCCTTCCTAACTAGGGAAGGGGGAAGGTCTATTCTTTTGGGTCTGTGGTAGTGTATCGTTTCAAAAGAGGTCGCAAAATAAGCAAGGGAGAGCCCACCTATCTTAACCCCTGTTCGGCTAAATAGACATCCTACAGCAATGAAGACCATCGCAGGCTTGCAGATAAAATGCTCTTGCTGATCATTGATTTGATTCGAACGAAAATACTGAAGAGCTGTTGCTGTCACAGCAGACGTAAAGGAACAATAGCCTTGAGACTTCCCTGAAAGTAAAAAATAGAAAGCCAGACTCGCCGCCTGGGCTCCTGCATGATAATAAATTTTTGATTCTTGTGACATACCTTTTCCGTATTTTTGAGGGAGAGGATAGCAAAGAAAAGAATATAAATCAATTTGTTGATATTAAGGGTGTTAAAGACTCAATACAGGCTCTTAACCGACAATACTCATCAATCCTGCAATACTGAGGCTGCGTATAAAAGTATCTAGAGCACTGGCTAAGTCTTCGTTGCCAAGCGCTTTCAAGCTTGGACTAATGCGGTTGAATGTCCCGTGAGTCTTATATGCATACCCGATATTAGGTTTGCTCCCCTAAAATGCATCAGTTTTTACAATTTTTCTGGCTGCGTTTAACTCCAATCTAAAGAGAGTCAGAAGGTGGAGTGATGCTGCGCGCTGTTTCTCTCGAAGAGACCCATCTACTCTAAATCTCTCAATCGTCGCTGCATCTAATGTTGGGCGGCCAATAGCAGGGGCTCTTCTATCTTCAACCGGGAAAATCCAATGCATATATTCAATGATTTCTAGGGTATTCTCCCAAACTAGAGAAGTCGCATCATCGATACTGCGCCCACTTACCATTTTTGTCCCTGAATAGAACTAAGCACCTCAACTCTTACACCCATTCTTGTCTTGGAGGATCATCGTGCCTCACAGGAACGGGAAACCTCATAGGCTCGGGTGGGAAAAGAAGGCGAGGGTCTGCTTCTAGTTTAGGCATGTCTCCACTTTTAGCTGGCTGCCAGCAGTCAACTAGAAAAGCCTCTACTTCTATTTGACCCTCTTGGTTAAGGCCATCAAGACAATCATAAAGTGACTGCGCAAGACCTTCCCGACCAAAATAAAACAGACTTGAAAGGATGCAGGTGATCCTATGGAAGTTATGACCTGAAAGATGTTTCTTCTTAGCCTCAAAATTTTCAGGATTCTTGACAATCGTATCGTTTTCATCAAGCTTCAAACCAAAGTGATTTAATATCAGAATTAGTGCCGCTTTCTGCTTCTCTTGCAGGACAGAATCCTTTGTGAACTCCTCAATCAACTCGTCGGTAATCATTGGCACTTTTCCTGACTGCCTAATTCTAATTTCCGCAAGGAATAGCCAGTGAATAACAGCTGGATTTATTTCAAGCCTAGCCTCTTCAAGAGCGAGGATTCTTGCAAAGGAATAACCGCCCAAACTAATCTTGCCACGATATAAATTCAAAACTTGCAGCGTATGCGTTTGTGCTCTCATCTTAGCCCAGTCTTTGTTTGGAGAGTTTTTGGGTTTTAGCTTTCTAACCACAATAGGAGGAGTGCGAGGACTCGGAATTTCTCGCACAGGTTCTGCTCTTTTCGGAGAAGGAGGCAGTGTTACATCTTTAGGTCGGTGGTAATGAATCACTTCAAAAACGGTTGCAAAATAGGCCAGTGAGAGCCCCCATACTTTTATCCCCGTCCGGCTAAAAAGACACCCTACGGCAATAAAGACCATTGCAGGTTTGCAAATGAAATGCTCGTTCTTATCATTAATCTGATTCGATCGGATATATTGAAGGGCTGTTGCCGTCACAATAGATGTGAATGAACAGTAACCTTAAGACTCCCCTGCAAGCAAAAGATAGCACGTTACACTTGCGACCTGCAGTCCTGCGTGAAAGTAAACGTTTGAATTTCTCTCCATATCAAATACCTTTAATTTGGCAAAGAGAATACCTCAGAA
The window above is part of the Candidatus Neptunochlamydia sp. REUL1 genome. Proteins encoded here:
- a CDS encoding rhomboid family intramembrane serine protease, which produces MMNNSQAFRLGPRATPKIIKWTIIATLILSFFSLISNALFTQVFHTHSPQHLLSLTTWGVHNFFIWQFISYLFIQPLAGGGISMALILHVFFDLYLLWAIGSSLIQSRGEKHFIGLYFGGALFVGLIAYMCLFLFGSPLPFAGATTSIYILLIGWAFLFPEANIMLFLLLPIRAKWLVFGLIGVNLFLDFSNGSFLSFFVTLGAMLYGYFYSVLVWEILGPFYRLHGMEKRIIYFKRKMRARFKKVVDIEIQASKVYDFKTGRIIIQDDEFMDACLDKISRKGKSSLTVRERFRMWRISRGRS
- the tadA gene encoding tRNA adenosine(34) deaminase TadA; the encoded protein is MDKKKFDTKMMEKALKEAQKAYDLDEVPVGAVLTRHGEILSRAYNQMEGRRDPSAHAELLCIREGAQLLGDWRLLETTLYTTLEPCLMCAGALLLARVGRIVYGAPDLRHGAHGSYLNVFEKKHPTHTTQIEGGLLEAQSAKLMRNFFKQQRKKNEAAAGSAL
- the rpsO gene encoding 30S ribosomal protein S15: MSLDKGTKEEITKKFQLHEKDTGSADVQIAILTERITELTDHLKLAPKDHASRLALLKLVGQRRKLLDYLNSTDTKRYQMLINRLNLRK
- the pnp gene encoding polyribonucleotide nucleotidyltransferase; translated protein: MESKQQKLETQSITVSVGGKEISFETGKIARQAGGSVMIRSGDTMLLSTACMGAPLDEVDFLPLKVDYQEKFSSAGKTLGGFIKREGRPSEKEVLTCRLTDRPIRPMFEEGYYNDTQVITKVLSYDGVNPTEPLAICAAAAALVISEIPFIKPIAAVRVGMIEGRFVINPTNEEIESSVLDLLLAGTEDAILMIEGYCDFLNEDQIMDSIDEGHEAIKTICQKLSEWQQVVGKEKNRADLRFLPEGLKEDVNAIMEAPLQDAIRIVEKQVREDSLAAIRETVKEALLPEEGAKYKPFEVSMAMKKVTAHHMRQMVLKEKKRCDGRGTSEVRQIWVEMGLLPRTHGSTLFTRGETQSISVCTLGGESMGQRYETLDYSDGLRNFYLQYSFPPYSVGEVGRMGSPGRREIGHGKLAERSLQSIIPKKDSFPYTIRLESNTTESNGSSSMAAVCGGCLSMMEAGVPIKRPIAGIAMGLILEDENYAILSDILGMEDALGDMDFKIAGDEKGITAFQLDIKVEGINKQIMKVALAQAKEGRVHILNKMLEACPKSKDDLSQYAPRIETIKVKPSQIGTIIGPGGKQIRAIVEETGVDINIDDDGYVSIASNSAEGMARARQIVHDLTAEAEIGKTYKGKVVTVKDFGLFVAFLNVQGLCHISEIAHERVNNIDDYFKEGDEIEVKVLEIDRNGKIRLSRKALLEAPAAK
- a CDS encoding opioid growth factor receptor-related protein, whose protein sequence is MFYEWYNYCSYAPLLNAEIVQAFLTDSSLRAKQQEALALMADHYGLKLDLHAGKVSINPSTFAAKQQNFFINGAHNLSRITRILSSLTSLGQPDLAVEFYSCLKGLSEGPIPKLKKTLDQYWFSVVSPYL
- a CDS encoding IS630 family transposase, whose translation is MPAGVEIESVDIWFQDEARVGQRGTVTRTWANKGTRPRLARQQQFEYAYIFGAICPVRDEAVGLVMPAVNTEAMLVHLEHISMKIPEGRHAVIVLDRAAWHTTKRLKRFSNISLLPLPPVSPELNPTEQVWQTLRDEHLANRCYEDYDAITMACCDAWNAFVDTPTRVRRLCSRPWAIL
- a CDS encoding helix-turn-helix domain-containing protein translates to MLRGRKAAQIKGLDQYDFDKLAKTEGSPRERRRFLAFAHLQEGKTFTETAAFVRVKLRSLMRWIKRFRTEGFEGLKDKPGRGKKPLIPLENQAAFRQAVLELQEKKVGGRIKGRDILELMKTKYGVDPSLKTVYNTLKRADLVWISGRSIHPKADLEAQETFKKTSQKK
- a CDS encoding opioid growth factor receptor-related protein, encoding MTATALQYIRSNQINDKNEHFICKPAMVFIAVGCLFSRTGIKVWGLSLAYFATVFEVIHYHRPKDVTLPPSPKRAEPVREIPSPRTPPIVVRKLKPKNSPNKDWAKMRAQTHTLQVLNLYRGKISLGGYSFARILALEEARLEINPAVIHWLFLAEIRIRQSGKVPMITDELIEEFTKDSVLQEKQKAALILILNHFGLKLDENDTIVKNPENFEAKKKHLSGHNFHRITCILSSLFYFGREGLAQSLYDCLDGLNQEGQIEVEAFLVDCWQPAKSGDMPKLEADPRLLFPPEPMRFPVPVRHDDPPRQEWV